The Bacteroidota bacterium genome includes a region encoding these proteins:
- the pyrR gene encoding bifunctional pyr operon transcriptional regulator/uracil phosphoribosyltransferase PyrR, which produces MQSRIILDNQKFQLTIERLCHQLIENHSDFSNTCIIGVQPRGVFLAKRIRKTLEELLPGVTISFGLLDATFYRDDFRHREKPLLAEETDIEFVVDGKEVVLVDDVFYTGRTIRSALDALLDFGRPAKIELLVLIDRRLSRHVPITPDYVGKTIDAVTSEKVRVDWGENGSGDAVWIVPSKE; this is translated from the coding sequence GTGCAAAGCCGCATTATACTCGACAATCAAAAGTTCCAGCTCACCATTGAGCGGCTCTGTCATCAGTTGATTGAAAACCACAGCGATTTTTCCAATACATGTATAATAGGAGTGCAACCACGTGGCGTATTTTTGGCTAAACGAATTCGCAAAACACTCGAAGAACTGCTTCCGGGAGTAACTATAAGTTTCGGATTATTGGATGCCACCTTCTATCGCGACGATTTTCGTCATCGCGAAAAACCTCTTTTAGCAGAAGAAACAGATATTGAATTTGTGGTGGATGGTAAGGAGGTTGTTTTGGTGGATGATGTTTTTTATACAGGAAGAACGATCCGTTCTGCACTCGATGCCCTGCTCGATTTCGGGCGACCCGCAAAAATTGAATTATTGGTTTTAATAGATAGAAGATTGAGCAGACATGTGCCTATCACTCCCGATTATGTCGGCAAAACGATTGATGCCGTTACAAGTGAAAAAGTGAGAGTGGATTGGGGCGAAAATGGAAGTGGCGATGCCGTGTGGATAGTACCATCTAAAGAATAA
- a CDS encoding aspartate carbamoyltransferase catalytic subunit gives MSNLSVKHLIAIKDLQPEDVQLILNTADNFKEVLNRPIKRVPTLRDITIANIFFENSTRTRISFELAEKRLSADIINFSSSSSSVKKGETLIDTVNNILAMKVDMVVMRHQSPGAPVLLSKHIDATIINAGDGTHEHPTQALLDAYSMMEKLGEKTGKRLNDLKGVKVAIIGDILHSRVAGSNIHCLKMLGAEVTLCGPPTLMPKHIASMGVNVSYNLKETLEWCDVANILRIQLERQDIKFFPSLREYSLYYGINKELLNSLKKEIVIMHPGPINRGVEITSDVADSKQSIILQQVENGVAIRMAVLYLLAGRLD, from the coding sequence ATGAGCAACCTGAGTGTAAAACATCTTATCGCAATAAAAGATCTTCAACCGGAAGATGTGCAACTCATATTAAATACCGCTGATAATTTTAAAGAAGTATTAAATCGCCCGATAAAACGTGTTCCGACATTGCGCGATATTACCATTGCAAATATATTTTTCGAAAATAGCACGCGCACCAGAATTTCCTTCGAACTCGCAGAAAAAAGATTGAGCGCAGATATTATTAATTTTTCCTCCTCAAGCTCTTCTGTAAAAAAAGGGGAAACATTAATTGATACTGTAAATAATATCCTCGCCATGAAAGTGGATATGGTGGTAATGCGGCACCAAAGTCCGGGTGCCCCGGTTTTATTAAGCAAACATATCGACGCAACCATTATAAATGCCGGCGACGGAACCCATGAACATCCTACACAAGCCCTTTTGGATGCATATAGTATGATGGAAAAACTGGGTGAAAAAACTGGAAAACGTTTAAACGATCTAAAGGGGGTAAAGGTTGCAATTATTGGAGATATTTTGCACAGTCGGGTGGCAGGAAGCAATATTCACTGCCTTAAAATGTTGGGTGCAGAAGTTACTCTTTGCGGTCCCCCAACTTTAATGCCCAAACATATTGCAAGTATGGGTGTAAATGTTTCTTACAACCTCAAAGAAACTTTGGAATGGTGTGATGTTGCAAATATTTTGCGTATACAATTAGAACGTCAGGATATTAAATTTTTCCCAAGTCTGAGAGAATACAGTTTATATTATGGAATTAATAAAGAATTACTGAACTCTCTTAAAAAAGAGATCGTAATTATGCATCCCGGACCAATCAATCGCGGAGTGGAAATAACCAGCGATGTTGCCGATAGCAAACAGAGTATTATTTTACAACAAGTGGAAAATGGTGTTGCAATAAGAATGGCGGTGTTGTATTTGTTGGCGGGAAGACTCGACTGA
- a CDS encoding acyltransferase: MAAYISMPPKIHFHTLDALRFFAFFKVFLLHIPYEGNSQTISFLKSGGGIGVTFFFVLSGFLITYILSYEKLHVGHINIKKFFLRRSFRIWPLFFLVVGIVAIIPYDIKQALGLHMIGNGYAFDWRYSFTFTENYKMLLEDNRPQTTPLSVFWSLCIEEHFYILWMLVIFLIPGKRIPLFLICSIIISWIARYLEPGITHNERIVNQEIFTNLDNFAIGGLPAYFVAKNYERVASFIRAIPSWIKYFYLMLAVIAVIFQTTVFPITNIMFLDILRPTFIALLFVGIICVFIPQDSKIRINDNSVLSKLGKISYGLYVYHLIFIHIMFQFCKYLSIKIDDVWSLLLFSIIALFLSIIISGISYLFFEKKFMVLRERFN, encoded by the coding sequence TTGGCAGCTTATATATCCATGCCCCCAAAGATCCATTTCCATACCCTCGATGCTCTCCGGTTTTTTGCATTTTTTAAAGTGTTTTTATTACATATTCCCTATGAAGGAAATTCGCAGACAATTTCTTTTTTAAAATCAGGGGGTGGGATAGGAGTTACCTTCTTTTTTGTGCTGAGCGGATTTTTAATAACCTATATTCTAAGTTATGAAAAATTACATGTAGGACATATCAATATAAAGAAATTTTTCCTTCGAAGAAGTTTCCGGATATGGCCTTTATTTTTTCTCGTTGTAGGTATTGTTGCAATTATCCCCTACGATATTAAACAAGCACTGGGTTTGCATATGATAGGCAACGGATATGCCTTTGATTGGAGATATTCATTCACCTTTACCGAAAATTATAAAATGTTATTGGAGGATAATCGCCCACAAACCACTCCATTGAGTGTATTTTGGTCGTTGTGTATAGAAGAACATTTTTATATTTTGTGGATGCTGGTGATATTTTTAATCCCAGGAAAACGAATCCCTTTATTTTTAATTTGTAGCATCATTATTTCCTGGATCGCTCGCTATCTCGAACCCGGAATAACACATAACGAACGCATTGTAAATCAGGAAATATTTACCAACCTTGATAATTTCGCCATTGGTGGATTACCTGCTTATTTTGTCGCAAAAAATTATGAAAGGGTAGCGTCGTTTATCAGAGCAATTCCGTCTTGGATAAAATATTTTTATTTAATGCTCGCGGTTATTGCTGTTATTTTTCAAACCACGGTTTTTCCCATCACCAATATTATGTTTTTGGATATTTTACGTCCTACATTTATTGCATTATTATTTGTGGGGATTATTTGTGTGTTTATTCCTCAGGACTCGAAGATCCGAATAAATGATAATTCTGTTTTATCCAAACTCGGAAAAATAAGTTATGGGCTCTATGTTTACCATCTTATTTTCATTCATATCATGTTTCAATTTTGTAAATATCTTTCTATAAAAATTGATGATGTTTGGAGTTTGTTGTTGTTTTCTATCATTGCGCTTTTCCTCTCCATAATAATTTCCGGTATTTCTTATTTATTTTTTGAGAAGAAATTTATGGTTTTGAGGGAAAGATTTAATTGA
- a CDS encoding phosphatase PAP2 family protein, which yields MKHTVKYIVLLGLIAGAVLHQSCNVDIPAYTSYDPYLYSSMDETGGDWELIYLTGTNLFEIPEPKDITSSEYLAELEELKNYNSALSEEELAAIEYWGNNSMIRWMEIAEELTAKYNLAPAPDANGEYSVPDPVFPELYPYFPFSNPPYSCRAYAYLSVATYDALITTWHYKYLYNRPAPYKTDVSIQPELPDNDIPSFPSEDAVIASVAQELLTYLFPLEVNYINEKADELRNMRKWAGMNVQSDIDAGDSIGKTIAEIFIGRAKTDSMKFAQVEEYEYPVFETNADLLFGDQWPHWENLETPQRPIGITPKFGHVSPWFIPSVEAVRPGPPPAFFSPEYETAKNELIDLTKKTTKEQERIAFYWGDGFSTYTPAGHWNTIAIDYIVEDKLNPLRTARVYAYLNAAMMDAGISCWDTKYYYMYPRPPQADENIKCLFGVPNFPSYTSGHSTFSAAAATVLGYIFPADVNTFNEYAKEASDSRIYSRIHFRFDCEVGLEVGTNIGNYAVEVAKVDGAD from the coding sequence ATGAAACATACAGTAAAATATATTGTTCTTTTGGGATTAATTGCCGGTGCGGTTCTGCATCAATCATGTAATGTTGATATTCCTGCATATACAAGTTATGATCCTTATTTATATTCTTCCATGGATGAAACAGGAGGTGATTGGGAGTTGATCTATCTGACCGGAACCAATTTATTTGAAATTCCCGAACCAAAAGATATTACCTCATCTGAATATTTAGCCGAATTGGAAGAATTGAAAAATTATAATTCAGCATTGAGCGAAGAGGAGCTGGCAGCAATTGAATATTGGGGAAATAACAGTATGATTCGCTGGATGGAAATTGCAGAAGAACTCACGGCGAAATATAATCTTGCACCTGCCCCCGATGCTAACGGAGAATATAGTGTACCCGATCCTGTATTTCCGGAACTCTACCCTTATTTTCCATTTTCCAATCCACCATATTCTTGCAGAGCTTATGCATATTTAAGTGTGGCTACTTATGATGCATTAATTACAACCTGGCATTATAAATATTTATATAATAGACCTGCGCCTTATAAAACTGATGTAAGTATTCAACCGGAACTTCCCGATAATGATATTCCTTCCTTTCCTTCAGAGGATGCGGTTATCGCTTCTGTTGCGCAGGAATTACTTACCTATTTATTTCCACTGGAAGTAAATTATATCAATGAAAAAGCAGATGAACTCCGCAATATGAGAAAATGGGCAGGCATGAATGTACAAAGCGATATTGACGCAGGTGATTCAATAGGTAAAACAATTGCAGAAATTTTTATTGGCAGAGCAAAAACGGATAGCATGAAATTCGCTCAGGTGGAAGAATATGAATATCCTGTATTCGAAACAAATGCAGATCTTTTATTTGGAGATCAATGGCCGCATTGGGAAAATTTAGAAACTCCACAAAGACCAATTGGTATCACACCTAAATTCGGACATGTGTCGCCCTGGTTTATTCCTTCAGTAGAAGCTGTTCGTCCGGGTCCGCCACCAGCATTTTTTTCTCCGGAATATGAAACGGCAAAAAATGAATTAATAGACCTTACCAAAAAAACTACGAAAGAGCAGGAGAGGATCGCATTTTATTGGGGAGATGGATTTAGCACTTATACTCCTGCTGGTCACTGGAATACCATTGCAATAGACTACATTGTTGAAGATAAATTAAATCCTTTGCGCACAGCAAGAGTGTATGCGTATTTAAATGCTGCAATGATGGATGCCGGTATCAGTTGTTGGGATACCAAATATTATTACATGTATCCTCGTCCTCCGCAGGCTGATGAAAATATTAAATGTTTATTCGGAGTGCCAAATTTCCCCTCCTATACTTCAGGCCACTCTACATTTTCAGCAGCAGCCGCAACGGTATTGGGATATATATTTCCGGCAGATGTAAATACATTTAATGAGTACGCAAAAGAAGCATCTGATTCAAGAATTTATTCACGTATACATTTTCGATTTGATTGTGAAGTGGGATTGGAAGTAGGAACAAATATTGGAAATTACGCAGTGGAAGTTGCAAAGGTGGATGGAGCGGATTAA
- a CDS encoding SUMF1/EgtB/PvdO family nonheme iron enzyme translates to MNKLFWALSFIITLFSCSPKYDVVRREANKTPSPPGTIWLNDNIFMDETEITNIAWREFVAWNKKMCGINSLAFTLSKSDTLVWSKLLTFSEPYVAYYHKHPAYYYYPMVGITKQQAESYCKWRTFVVNQKIFIDENKLKDYDIDTLVNFPIKYIYRLPTKAEWEYAASGGLDKENYPYGFEDLKFKYKKYQLNKINYNDTTHNKFITPKLWLYNGFLTQENYYGDSNKFGFYNMPGNVAELVAEDRIAKGGSYRHYPDSCKINIDIPYNEPEAWLGFRCVSEEVENNLIEANELLEFDYSPEKYNSGLNSILNDSLYSLKYGKFKIKPAENYFGVNSDPFIFYKDVREIILLDSSENIISFGTIFYPASKSKNIITDESNSGKFTMTMQQCLKKCEIGDIIILHDIRVKNKYNIITLPPVYIMLKE, encoded by the coding sequence ATGAATAAATTATTTTGGGCATTAAGTTTTATTATTACTCTATTTTCCTGCTCACCAAAATATGATGTAGTTCGCCGGGAAGCAAATAAAACACCTTCTCCACCCGGAACAATCTGGTTAAACGATAATATTTTCATGGATGAAACAGAAATTACAAATATTGCATGGAGAGAGTTTGTGGCTTGGAATAAAAAAATGTGTGGTATCAATTCTTTGGCATTTACTTTATCGAAATCAGACACTTTGGTCTGGAGTAAATTACTTACCTTTTCTGAACCCTATGTAGCATATTATCACAAGCATCCCGCTTATTACTATTACCCTATGGTAGGTATCACAAAACAACAAGCGGAATCTTATTGCAAATGGCGAACCTTCGTTGTAAATCAAAAAATATTTATAGACGAAAATAAATTGAAGGATTATGATATTGATACTCTGGTGAATTTCCCGATAAAATATATTTATCGTTTACCGACGAAAGCAGAGTGGGAATATGCAGCGAGTGGAGGACTGGATAAAGAAAATTATCCTTATGGATTTGAGGACCTGAAATTTAAATACAAAAAATATCAACTTAATAAAATTAATTACAATGATACTACTCATAATAAATTTATAACCCCTAAACTTTGGTTATACAATGGCTTTCTGACGCAAGAAAATTATTATGGGGATTCTAACAAATTCGGATTTTACAATATGCCCGGAAATGTTGCAGAATTGGTTGCGGAAGATAGAATAGCAAAAGGTGGAAGCTACAGGCACTATCCGGATAGTTGCAAGATAAATATTGATATACCATATAACGAGCCAGAGGCTTGGTTAGGGTTTAGATGTGTAAGTGAAGAAGTTGAAAATAATTTGATAGAGGCAAATGAATTATTGGAGTTTGATTATTCGCCAGAAAAATACAATTCTGGCCTTAACTCTATTTTAAATGATAGTCTGTATTCATTGAAATATGGTAAATTTAAAATTAAACCTGCTGAAAATTATTTTGGTGTAAATTCAGATCCATTTATATTTTACAAAGATGTAAGGGAAATCATTTTACTCGATTCTTCGGAAAATATTATATCTTTTGGAACAATATTCTATCCGGCATCAAAAAGTAAAAATATTATCACAGATGAGTCAAATAGTGGAAAATTTACCATGACTATGCAGCAATGTTTGAAAAAATGTGAAATTGGTGATATCATTATTCTTCATGATATTCGAGTTAAGAATAAATATAATATTAT
- a CDS encoding T9SS type A sorting domain-containing protein, which produces MRKKLLSFSLLITSSLITVLAQVPLDTFIGQTSLPNDDDAVCYIPIYPEITTELPEPLEAELVHDFKLYTLEGDSVQMSGLLNSVKPVLLVGCNYTCYVFRGKIDVINEMKAMYGDDLQIYLVYTVEAHPVIDFSPYFGYENVGADNYAEGILYRQPTTYGERKDIVSDMLANETINVPVLIDGPCNEFWTNWGTNPNPAWLIAPDGYVYDAQKWFNKEPEDMYASIDDLLGLVGTGTYDPEGAFDAVLEPEEVFYGVVDNIIAAHVTFTNTSDDDVLIDFVRTEADIPEGWFTTLCTDLCYSPSEDSTTVFLAPGETEIVRVDFFTDLIPATGTVTISCTNHYDAANSFEFTINAESIAETGIENNGSPVVINVSPNPATINSNIQLQYNINSGDAKYELYSVTGNLIQTNNINAFSNNTISILNIQAGNYFLFVYDGAERFVAPLTIVE; this is translated from the coding sequence ATGCGAAAAAAATTACTATCCTTTAGCCTATTAATTACCTCATCACTAATCACAGTTTTAGCGCAAGTGCCTTTAGACACTTTTATCGGACAAACAAGTTTACCCAACGATGACGATGCTGTTTGTTATATCCCCATATATCCTGAGATCACAACAGAATTACCTGAGCCGCTGGAAGCTGAACTTGTGCATGATTTTAAATTGTATACATTGGAGGGAGATTCAGTTCAAATGTCGGGATTATTAAACAGTGTAAAACCTGTTTTATTGGTTGGATGTAATTATACCTGTTATGTATTTCGCGGCAAGATTGATGTAATAAATGAAATGAAAGCTATGTATGGCGATGATCTTCAAATTTATTTGGTTTATACCGTTGAAGCTCACCCCGTTATTGATTTCAGTCCTTATTTCGGATATGAAAATGTGGGAGCTGATAATTATGCAGAGGGAATATTATATCGTCAGCCAACTACTTATGGCGAGCGTAAAGATATTGTAAGTGATATGCTTGCAAATGAAACAATAAATGTTCCCGTATTAATTGACGGGCCGTGTAATGAATTTTGGACAAATTGGGGAACAAACCCAAATCCTGCATGGTTAATTGCTCCCGATGGATATGTTTACGATGCACAAAAATGGTTTAACAAAGAACCGGAAGATATGTATGCTTCTATTGATGATCTTTTAGGTTTAGTGGGAACAGGAACCTATGACCCTGAAGGTGCATTTGATGCAGTTTTGGAACCGGAAGAAGTTTTTTATGGTGTGGTGGATAATATAATTGCAGCACATGTTACGTTTACAAATACAAGTGACGATGATGTATTAATAGATTTTGTAAGAACGGAAGCAGATATTCCGGAGGGTTGGTTTACGACACTTTGTACCGATCTTTGTTATTCTCCGAGTGAGGATTCCACAACAGTATTTTTAGCGCCCGGTGAAACGGAAATAGTGAGAGTGGATTTTTTTACAGATCTGATACCGGCTACAGGAACTGTGACCATCTCTTGTACAAATCATTATGATGCCGCAAATTCATTCGAATTTACAATTAATGCTGAATCAATTGCTGAAACTGGAATAGAAAATAACGGCAGCCCAGTTGTTATAAACGTTTCACCAAATCCAGCAACAATAAATAGTAATATTCAATTGCAATATAATATTAATTCAGGAGATGCGAAATATGAATTGTATTCTGTAACAGGAAATTTAATTCAGACAAATAACATAAATGCATTTTCAAATAATACAATTTCAATATTAAATATTCAGGCAGGAAATTATTTTCTGTTTGTTTATGATGGCGCAGAACGATTTGTAGCTCCACTTACGATAGTGGAATAA
- a CDS encoding SUMF1/EgtB/PvdO family nonheme iron enzyme, whose amino-acid sequence MNKLILVFCFIITIISCSRKLDVVRDQPKDFLYAPNCYWLRDNLQIDVTEISNVHYREYLYWLSKESPMDSSIYLNAFPNTLVWREMYFNYQPFVNYYLSHPTYAHMPVVGVTNQQAEAYCKWRSFVVNQMIYRNKEKLKIENQDTLYHFPVKYLYRLPTKEEWEYAALAGDSLTEQTFGFESILDGEESFIFSKENATIKSYDAVNRVFNNIIPIQVFEGKKNRYGLYNMIGNVAELVQEEGIAKGGSFYHNLDSSRIIIDIPYSTPKAWLGFRCVCEVMENDTLIKPKELLDAQKYIPTASIDKTVYPEPQSLKINIDSIFADTMQKLFYISIDEIKKVKYLSDIFDIKPDTVLSYEVVFGAANGHVISEAADTDDLPVMFLANLPLVKQGNVALFSFVLYKKEEERNVYHTIKFIFVN is encoded by the coding sequence ATGAATAAACTTATCCTGGTATTCTGTTTTATTATTACTATAATTTCCTGTTCACGAAAGTTAGATGTTGTGCGAGATCAGCCCAAGGATTTTTTATATGCTCCCAATTGTTATTGGTTACGTGATAATTTACAAATTGATGTTACAGAAATTTCAAATGTGCATTATCGGGAGTATTTATATTGGTTATCAAAAGAATCTCCAATGGATTCAAGTATTTATTTGAATGCTTTTCCAAATACTTTGGTTTGGCGTGAAATGTATTTTAACTATCAGCCTTTTGTAAATTATTATTTAAGTCATCCAACATATGCTCACATGCCAGTTGTTGGTGTTACCAATCAACAAGCAGAAGCATATTGTAAATGGCGGAGTTTTGTTGTAAATCAGATGATTTATCGAAATAAGGAGAAATTAAAAATAGAAAACCAGGATACTTTATATCATTTTCCAGTAAAGTATTTATACAGACTTCCGACAAAGGAAGAATGGGAATATGCAGCACTTGCGGGTGATTCATTAACCGAGCAAACTTTTGGTTTTGAGAGTATATTGGATGGAGAAGAATCATTTATTTTTAGCAAAGAAAATGCAACAATTAAATCATATGATGCTGTAAATAGAGTATTCAATAATATAATTCCAATACAAGTATTTGAAGGTAAAAAGAATCGTTATGGCCTTTATAATATGATAGGTAATGTTGCGGAACTTGTGCAGGAAGAAGGTATTGCCAAAGGCGGAAGTTTTTATCATAATCTGGATAGCAGTAGAATTATTATTGATATTCCCTATTCTACTCCCAAAGCCTGGCTTGGGTTCAGATGTGTTTGTGAGGTAATGGAAAACGACACTTTAATAAAACCCAAGGAATTATTGGATGCTCAAAAATATATTCCAACTGCCTCCATCGATAAAACGGTTTATCCTGAACCGCAATCACTTAAAATTAATATCGATTCTATATTTGCAGATACGATGCAAAAACTTTTTTACATTTCCATTGATGAAATTAAAAAAGTAAAGTATTTATCAGATATTTTTGATATTAAACCTGATACTGTTCTTTCCTATGAAGTTGTTTTCGGAGCTGCTAATGGACATGTTATTTCAGAAGCAGCAGATACAGATGATTTGCCTGTAATGTTCTTAGCGAATTTACCTTTGGTAAAACAAGGAAATGTTGCATTATTTAGTTTTGTGTTATATAAGAAAGAAGAAGAACGAAACGTTTATCACACGATTAAATTTATCTTTGTAAATTGA